A genomic stretch from Helianthus annuus cultivar XRQ/B chromosome 1, HanXRQr2.0-SUNRISE, whole genome shotgun sequence includes:
- the LOC110864722 gene encoding mitochondrial amidoxime reducing component 2 isoform X1 encodes MSEPAAAKVKSVFIYPIKSCRGISLSEAPLSSTGFRWDRQWVVVNSKGRACTQRVDPKLALVEVELPQDAFAVGWKPNKGSYLVIRAPGMDELKVSLCRPSQICEGVSVWEWSGSALDEGDEASKWFTNYLGKPSRLVRFNEESETRRVDPNYTSGFRVMFSDGYPFLVVSQESLDSLNERLQEPVPINRFRPNILVDGCEPFSEDLWKEIKIENLTFHGVKLCSRCKIPTINQENAVAASEPTETLVKFRSGKVLRPGQKGQGMVFFGHNMVCHDLHGKMIKVGDPVFVIKNFSSYDETSI; translated from the exons ATgtcagaaccagcagcagccaaAGTGAAATCAGTCTTCATATATCCAATAAAATCCTGCAGGGGCATCTCTCTCTCAGAAGCACCCCTCTCTTCCACTG GGTTTAGATGGGATAGACAATGGGTTGTTGTGAATTCTAAAGGTAGAGCTTGTACACAAAGAGTGGATCCAAAGTTGGCTTTAGTTGAAGTAGAGTTGCCTCAGGATGCATTTGCTGTTGGTTGGAAGCCAAACAAGGGGTCTTACTTAG TAATAAGAGCACCGGGGATGGATGAGCTGAAGGTTTCATTGTGTAGACCATCTCAAATATGTGAGGGTGTCTCAGTTTGGGAATGGTCAGGATCGGCTTTGGATGAGGGAGATGAAGCGTCTAAATGGTTCACTAATTATCTTGGCAAGCCAAGTCGGTTAGTGCGTTTTAATGAAG AGTCGGAGACGAGACGTGTGGACCCAAATTATACATCTGGATTCAGAGTTATGTTTTCTGATGGATATCCGTTCCTTGTAGTGTCCCAG GAGTCTCTAGATTCATTGAATGAACGTCTTCAGGAACCTGTACCAATAAACCGGTTCAGACCAAA CATTCTGGTTGATGGTTGCGAACCGTTTTCTGAGGACCTATGGAaggaaattaaaattgaaaatttaaCATTCCATGGCGTCAAACTTTGCTCCCGCTGTAAG ATACCGACAATTAATCAAGAAAATGCAGTTGCAGCTTCCGAGCCGACTGAAACTCTTGTGAAGTTCCGGTCAGGGAAAGTCTTGCGTCCCGGTCAAAAAGGGCAAGGGATG GTGTTCTTTGGACATAATATGGTATGCCATGATTTGCATGGAAAGATGATTAAAGTGGGAGATCCTGTGTTTGTTATCAAGAATTTCTCATCATATGATGAGACATCAATTTAA
- the LOC110864722 gene encoding mitochondrial amidoxime reducing component 2 isoform X2, whose amino-acid sequence MSEPAAAKVKSVFIYPIKSCRGISLSEAPLSSTVIRAPGMDELKVSLCRPSQICEGVSVWEWSGSALDEGDEASKWFTNYLGKPSRLVRFNEESETRRVDPNYTSGFRVMFSDGYPFLVVSQESLDSLNERLQEPVPINRFRPNILVDGCEPFSEDLWKEIKIENLTFHGVKLCSRCKIPTINQENAVAASEPTETLVKFRSGKVLRPGQKGQGMVFFGHNMVCHDLHGKMIKVGDPVFVIKNFSSYDETSI is encoded by the exons ATgtcagaaccagcagcagccaaAGTGAAATCAGTCTTCATATATCCAATAAAATCCTGCAGGGGCATCTCTCTCTCAGAAGCACCCCTCTCTTCCACTG TAATAAGAGCACCGGGGATGGATGAGCTGAAGGTTTCATTGTGTAGACCATCTCAAATATGTGAGGGTGTCTCAGTTTGGGAATGGTCAGGATCGGCTTTGGATGAGGGAGATGAAGCGTCTAAATGGTTCACTAATTATCTTGGCAAGCCAAGTCGGTTAGTGCGTTTTAATGAAG AGTCGGAGACGAGACGTGTGGACCCAAATTATACATCTGGATTCAGAGTTATGTTTTCTGATGGATATCCGTTCCTTGTAGTGTCCCAG GAGTCTCTAGATTCATTGAATGAACGTCTTCAGGAACCTGTACCAATAAACCGGTTCAGACCAAA CATTCTGGTTGATGGTTGCGAACCGTTTTCTGAGGACCTATGGAaggaaattaaaattgaaaatttaaCATTCCATGGCGTCAAACTTTGCTCCCGCTGTAAG ATACCGACAATTAATCAAGAAAATGCAGTTGCAGCTTCCGAGCCGACTGAAACTCTTGTGAAGTTCCGGTCAGGGAAAGTCTTGCGTCCCGGTCAAAAAGGGCAAGGGATG GTGTTCTTTGGACATAATATGGTATGCCATGATTTGCATGGAAAGATGATTAAAGTGGGAGATCCTGTGTTTGTTATCAAGAATTTCTCATCATATGATGAGACATCAATTTAA